The following proteins are encoded in a genomic region of Microbacterium sp. NC79:
- a CDS encoding recombinase family protein: protein MSNVEDTETSPVAVPHTAAECPKCFVEMQQDGDWWRARPADSRLVGLVVSRDNMPSVVEQRDDLARFGVPIEGFRHPAPEILESWEGRLARFFETLVPGDVLVIASLHALGRDTDEERRTLAELRKRGITVKVLSHGARHLQAPTR from the coding sequence ATGAGCAACGTTGAGGACACCGAAACCAGCCCGGTCGCTGTGCCGCACACCGCTGCCGAGTGCCCGAAATGCTTTGTTGAAATGCAGCAGGACGGCGACTGGTGGCGTGCCCGCCCGGCCGATTCCCGCCTTGTTGGTCTCGTCGTTTCCCGCGACAACATGCCCTCCGTTGTCGAGCAGCGCGATGATCTCGCCCGCTTCGGCGTGCCGATCGAAGGCTTTCGCCACCCCGCTCCGGAAATTCTGGAGTCGTGGGAGGGGCGCCTTGCGCGCTTCTTCGAGACGCTGGTACCCGGCGACGTTCTCGTGATCGCCAGCCTGCACGCGTTGGGCCGCGACACCGACGAAGAGCGTCGCACCCTGGCGGAGCTGCGTAAGCGTGGCATCACCGTCAAGGTGCTGTCGCACGGCGCCCGCCACCTGCAGGCCCCCACCCGCTAA
- a CDS encoding sodium:proton antiporter, which yields MEPIEIALIFVIGVIIIAMVTALAPKVGVAGPLILTAIGLGVSFLPFVPDIRLDAGVILIGILPPLLYGAAVSLPAMEFRRDFGAIGGFSFLLVIVTSVILGFFFTLVVPGMSLPLGIALGAILSPTDAVATSIVRKLGISPRVVTVLEGESLLNDATALVLLRTAIAATAGGFSLWQGIGDFSWAVLIAVAIGLTVGWVNLRVRAWIPSTAAATALSFVVPYLAYIPTEELHGSGLVAAVVAGIVTGQGSARHFTAEQRLSDRVNWRTIELLLEGAVFLIMGLEVRAIIDDAGEGISGLGHAAIIAAIAGAIVLAVRTAYVAPVIMFLSRRTRRSAHIRPQLEEYRTEWADTSEVERQRRLTRKRGSHARNPQRDTARWTRRIDLLLADAEYYESRQMGWREGVVFVWAGMRGAVTLAAAQTLPLDTPNRSLLVLIAFLVAVGTLVIQGGTLSLIVKALGLSGSSENESRAGEIESLRYELRAAAIAAISAPNLRHHDGKPFDQDVVERTRERWSDAPDADSSARTIEVLELRLVMIDAERVRLTVLRRDGRYSTATLRAMLEALDAEELSLRRRVHPD from the coding sequence ATGGAACCAATCGAAATCGCCCTGATTTTCGTGATCGGCGTGATTATTATCGCGATGGTCACCGCGCTTGCCCCGAAAGTCGGCGTGGCCGGGCCCCTCATTCTGACCGCCATCGGTCTCGGCGTGAGCTTTCTCCCGTTCGTTCCCGATATCCGCCTCGATGCCGGCGTCATCCTCATCGGTATTCTGCCTCCGCTGCTTTATGGCGCTGCCGTATCCCTACCGGCGATGGAGTTTCGGCGAGATTTTGGAGCGATCGGCGGGTTCTCCTTCCTGCTCGTCATCGTCACCTCGGTCATTCTTGGTTTCTTTTTCACCCTGGTGGTTCCCGGGATGTCTCTGCCGCTCGGCATCGCCCTGGGCGCCATCCTCTCTCCCACCGATGCCGTCGCCACCTCGATCGTGCGAAAACTCGGAATATCACCACGCGTTGTCACGGTGTTAGAGGGCGAAAGCCTGCTCAATGACGCCACCGCCCTGGTGCTGTTGCGCACGGCGATTGCCGCAACGGCTGGTGGCTTTAGCCTGTGGCAGGGCATCGGCGACTTTTCGTGGGCGGTGCTGATTGCCGTTGCGATCGGGCTCACCGTTGGCTGGGTTAATCTGCGGGTACGGGCATGGATACCGTCCACCGCAGCCGCGACCGCGCTCAGCTTCGTGGTTCCTTACCTCGCCTACATTCCCACCGAAGAGTTGCACGGCTCCGGCCTCGTAGCTGCCGTCGTTGCCGGCATTGTTACCGGGCAGGGGTCTGCCCGACACTTCACCGCCGAACAGCGCCTCAGCGATCGCGTCAATTGGCGCACCATCGAACTACTGCTCGAGGGCGCGGTGTTCTTGATCATGGGCTTGGAAGTGCGCGCCATCATTGACGACGCGGGTGAAGGCATCAGTGGCCTGGGCCACGCCGCCATCATCGCCGCCATCGCTGGCGCCATTGTGCTCGCCGTGCGCACGGCGTACGTCGCCCCGGTCATCATGTTCTTGTCTCGACGCACGCGACGATCTGCGCACATCCGCCCCCAGCTGGAGGAGTATCGCACCGAGTGGGCTGACACATCAGAAGTCGAGCGGCAAAGGCGGCTCACGCGAAAGCGCGGCAGCCACGCGCGGAACCCGCAGCGCGACACCGCCAGGTGGACGCGACGCATTGACCTGTTGCTGGCTGACGCCGAATACTACGAATCCCGTCAAATGGGCTGGCGTGAAGGCGTGGTCTTTGTGTGGGCAGGTATGCGCGGCGCGGTCACCCTCGCCGCCGCACAGACACTGCCCCTCGATACTCCGAACCGCTCACTGCTCGTGCTCATCGCGTTTCTCGTGGCGGTTGGCACGCTCGTCATTCAAGGCGGCACGCTGTCGCTCATTGTGAAGGCGCTCGGGCTGAGCGGCTCGAGCGAAAACGAGTCGCGTGCTGGTGAAATTGAGTCACTGCGGTACGAGCTGCGGGCGGCCGCCATCGCGGCTATTTCGGCACCGAATCTGCGCCATCACGACGGCAAACCGTTTGATCAAGACGTCGTCGAACGCACACGCGAGCGGTGGTCTGACGCACCCGACGCGGATTCCAGTGCACGCACGATTGAGGTCTTGGAGTTGCGTCTCGTGATGATTGATGCCGAACGCGTGCGCCTCACGGTACTGCGCAGAGACGGCCGTTACTCGACGGCAACGTTGCGGGCCATGCTCGAAGCGCTCGATGCCGAAGAACTCAGCCTGCGCCGTCGTGTGCACCCCGACTAA
- a CDS encoding neutral zinc metallopeptidase: protein MTFNPDADISGHRARKSGRGAKVAGGAVGVGGIIALILALVTGGDFSQLAPMLGGGGDTQEQAQSGETGLEKCKTGDDANTDDDCRLAGATLVLDSFWEKNVSGYTPPDMVVVEGSASTPCGTASNAAGPFYCPSNQTVYIDPTFWQLMREQFGASAGDLAQIYVLAHEWGHHVQYITGVMQKYPNNGSGPDSNGVRTELQADCYAGAWVAHAAEQKDGNGQTYMLKPTEAELVDALNAASAVGDDNIQKQSGGFVNPESWTHGSSEQRQRWFATGYQYGVSACTTFDVSGNDL from the coding sequence ATGACCTTTAATCCTGACGCGGATATCAGCGGACACCGCGCACGCAAGTCGGGCCGCGGCGCCAAGGTCGCCGGCGGCGCTGTTGGCGTCGGCGGAATTATTGCGCTCATTCTGGCGCTTGTCACCGGGGGCGACTTTTCTCAGCTCGCACCGATGCTGGGTGGGGGTGGCGACACCCAGGAGCAAGCACAGTCTGGCGAGACCGGCCTGGAGAAGTGCAAGACCGGTGACGACGCCAATACCGACGACGATTGTCGACTCGCTGGGGCAACGCTTGTGCTCGACAGCTTCTGGGAGAAGAACGTCTCCGGCTATACCCCCCCCGACATGGTTGTCGTGGAAGGATCGGCGTCCACTCCGTGTGGCACGGCGTCAAACGCGGCTGGTCCGTTCTATTGCCCGTCCAACCAGACCGTCTACATCGACCCGACCTTCTGGCAGCTGATGCGCGAGCAGTTCGGTGCGAGTGCCGGCGACCTGGCGCAGATTTACGTGCTCGCGCACGAGTGGGGTCACCACGTGCAGTACATCACGGGTGTGATGCAGAAGTACCCGAACAATGGTTCCGGCCCAGACTCCAACGGCGTACGCACCGAGCTGCAGGCCGACTGCTATGCAGGCGCCTGGGTGGCGCACGCCGCTGAGCAGAAAGACGGCAACGGTCAGACCTATATGCTCAAGCCCACCGAAGCAGAGCTTGTTGACGCGCTCAACGCTGCCAGCGCAGTCGGAGACGACAACATCCAGAAGCAGTCAGGTGGCTTTGTGAACCCGGAGAGCTGGACCCACGGTTCCAGCGAGCAGCGCCAGCGCTGGTTCGCAACGGGATATCAGTATGGGGTGAGTGCCTGCACCACGTTCGACGTGAGCGGCAACGACCTGTAA
- the pip gene encoding prolyl aminopeptidase — MNDVSLNDDLYPEIEPYETGTMLVGDGHRMYWEQSGNPEGKPVVFVHGGPGSGTAPWQRRFFDPEKYRIILFDQRGCGKSTPHASEANADMRFNTTWHLVADMELLRKNLGITQWQVFGGSWGSTLALAYAETHPAAVSELVLRGIFTLRQHEIEWFYEGGAAAVFPDLWEKYVAEIPVLERNNFVAAYRRRLTDPDPAVHTPAAIAWSTWEGATTTLHRDPDHVGEMEVPERAIAFARIENHFFSHGGWFSDNQLINEVERIRDIPTVIVQGRYDMCTPMMTAWDLHTAFPEAEFIVVPDAGHSATEPGIRRALRAATDRFAA; from the coding sequence ATGAACGACGTATCGCTGAATGACGATCTCTATCCGGAGATTGAACCGTACGAGACCGGAACCATGTTGGTGGGCGATGGCCACCGCATGTACTGGGAGCAAAGCGGCAACCCGGAGGGCAAGCCCGTCGTGTTTGTGCACGGTGGGCCCGGCTCGGGTACCGCGCCATGGCAGCGCCGCTTCTTCGACCCGGAAAAGTACCGCATCATCCTGTTCGACCAGCGCGGGTGCGGCAAATCGACACCGCACGCGAGCGAGGCGAACGCCGACATGCGGTTCAACACCACGTGGCATCTGGTGGCCGACATGGAACTGCTGCGTAAGAACCTCGGTATCACGCAGTGGCAGGTGTTTGGTGGCTCGTGGGGTTCAACCCTCGCGCTCGCTTACGCCGAGACGCACCCCGCTGCGGTGAGCGAACTGGTGCTGCGCGGCATCTTCACGCTGCGCCAACACGAGATCGAGTGGTTCTACGAGGGTGGTGCCGCCGCCGTCTTCCCGGATCTCTGGGAAAAATACGTGGCCGAGATTCCGGTGCTTGAGCGCAACAACTTTGTCGCAGCCTACCGCCGCCGTCTGACCGACCCCGATCCCGCTGTGCACACGCCGGCAGCGATTGCGTGGAGCACGTGGGAGGGCGCGACGACGACGCTGCACCGTGACCCTGATCACGTCGGTGAGATGGAAGTGCCTGAGCGCGCGATCGCCTTTGCCCGCATCGAGAACCACTTCTTCTCCCACGGCGGCTGGTTCAGCGACAACCAACTCATCAACGAGGTTGAGCGCATTCGCGACATCCCGACCGTCATCGTGCAGGGCCGCTACGACATGTGCACGCCCATGATGACCGCGTGGGATCTGCACACCGCTTTTCCCGAAGCCGAGTTCATTGTTGTTCCGGATGCCGGGCATTCAGCGACGGAACCAGGCATCCGTCGCGCGCTGCGTGCGGCCACCGATCGATTCGCGGCATAA
- a CDS encoding aldehyde dehydrogenase family protein gives MSPTAAPQPKKPAAKKAETKKSVTKKSAASAPTIAADIRASLDADIAALEMGGKIWSTLTVGQRSTVLGHVRDAVAKHAEEWALTAAASKGLDAQHPLRGEEWLAGPYATLAGLDALKSSLDALVAGNSPIADARTSLTPTGQVAVHAFPATKIDAMLLNGFTGEVWLKPGVTVDQAKRTAGLAQLTPTEGGGVGLVLGAGNVTSIPILDVMYELIAFNRVALLKLNPTQDSLLGVFRKALQPLIEPGFVRIVTGAGDVGAYLTAHEGFSHVHITGSAVTFDTIVWGPGEAGQKRKATGQPQLTTPITGELGGVAPIIVVPGPWTQADLDYQAEHVVTMRLQNSGHICISGQVVIVSPDWEQKDDFLAAVRRAYAKAPQRPVWYPNSDAKRAIATNAYPDAEQYGPRLLVEIDGDDDATTLETTEFFSPVLGIVEVDGTGQQFVENAVAYANERLAGTLGANVLIDPITQANLGEGFERAITELHYGNIAINGWTGFSFVAPTLSWGAFPGHTLEDVGSGIGIVHNALLLDDVERSVLRGPFRPFPRSLGRSRFSILPKPPWFVTSRTSAEVSEGFTRFLIDNNVLRLTKTLGAALRS, from the coding sequence ATGAGCCCCACTGCTGCCCCCCAGCCGAAGAAGCCTGCCGCGAAAAAGGCCGAGACGAAGAAGTCGGTGACGAAGAAGTCTGCCGCATCGGCACCCACGATTGCCGCCGATATTCGCGCCTCGCTCGACGCCGACATCGCCGCCCTCGAGATGGGCGGAAAGATCTGGTCGACGCTGACGGTTGGCCAGCGCTCGACCGTGCTTGGTCATGTGCGCGACGCTGTCGCGAAGCACGCAGAAGAGTGGGCGCTGACCGCCGCGGCCTCCAAGGGGCTCGATGCCCAGCACCCGCTGCGAGGCGAGGAGTGGCTTGCGGGCCCGTACGCCACTCTTGCGGGCCTGGACGCGCTGAAGAGTTCACTCGATGCGCTGGTCGCAGGCAACAGCCCCATCGCAGACGCGCGCACATCGCTCACGCCAACCGGCCAGGTCGCCGTGCACGCGTTCCCGGCAACCAAGATCGACGCGATGCTGCTGAACGGTTTCACCGGCGAGGTGTGGCTTAAGCCCGGCGTCACCGTTGACCAGGCCAAGCGCACCGCTGGCCTGGCGCAACTCACCCCAACCGAGGGCGGCGGCGTCGGCCTCGTTTTGGGCGCTGGCAACGTCACCTCCATCCCGATTCTCGACGTGATGTACGAGCTCATCGCGTTTAACCGCGTCGCGCTCCTCAAACTCAACCCGACACAGGACAGCCTGCTCGGCGTCTTCCGCAAAGCGCTGCAGCCGCTCATCGAACCCGGTTTCGTGCGCATCGTGACCGGTGCAGGTGACGTCGGCGCATACCTCACCGCGCACGAGGGCTTCTCGCACGTGCACATCACCGGCTCCGCCGTCACGTTTGACACCATCGTGTGGGGCCCGGGTGAGGCCGGCCAAAAGCGCAAGGCCACCGGCCAACCGCAACTCACCACACCCATCACGGGCGAGCTCGGCGGTGTTGCCCCCATCATCGTGGTTCCCGGCCCCTGGACGCAGGCTGACCTGGATTACCAGGCCGAACACGTCGTCACGATGCGCCTGCAAAACAGCGGCCACATCTGCATCTCCGGGCAGGTCGTCATCGTCTCGCCCGACTGGGAGCAGAAGGATGACTTCCTCGCCGCGGTACGCCGCGCCTACGCCAAGGCCCCGCAGCGCCCGGTGTGGTACCCGAACAGCGACGCGAAGCGCGCCATCGCGACAAATGCCTACCCCGACGCCGAACAGTATGGCCCGCGCCTGCTGGTCGAGATTGATGGAGACGACGACGCGACAACGCTGGAGACCACCGAGTTCTTCTCGCCGGTGCTTGGCATCGTGGAGGTCGACGGAACCGGTCAGCAGTTTGTCGAAAACGCGGTCGCGTATGCGAATGAGCGACTCGCAGGCACGCTCGGCGCCAATGTGCTGATCGACCCCATCACGCAAGCAAACCTCGGTGAAGGCTTTGAACGCGCGATCACAGAGCTCCACTACGGCAACATTGCCATCAACGGGTGGACCGGCTTCTCGTTCGTCGCGCCCACCCTGTCATGGGGCGCCTTCCCCGGCCACACGCTGGAGGACGTCGGTAGCGGCATCGGTATTGTGCACAACGCCCTGTTGCTTGACGACGTCGAGCGCTCGGTGCTGCGCGGGCCGTTCCGTCCGTTCCCGCGCTCACTCGGCCGCAGCCGATTCTCGATTCTGCCCAAGCCGCCGTGGTTTGTCACCTCGCGGACGTCGGCGGAGGTGTCTGAGGGCTTCACGCGGTTCCTGATCGACAACAACGTGTTGCGACTGACGAAGACCCTCGGCGCTGCGCTGCGCTCTTAA
- a CDS encoding MFS transporter — MSNAAPSQTTPATRLSAGTIARYSIGSIGTGGFATLPGLVLAYYLTDNLGVAAATAGLIITVAKLWDVVIDPLIGALSDRQRIRYGTRIGFMKLGAIALPVLFALTFAAPPAWGTVVGTIWVLIAFTGAATAFSLFQVPYLALPAELTESYDERTRLLTWRVMVLTVAILLFGAGGPMLRKLTGDPITGYLLMGVVAGVVVGLGMWVAARTAPRQAPLTQSPLPRLNLWNHYADGVRALRRSQPFRVLLLTFFLQALATGLMLAGAQYVATWVMKSEDAVTFLFVALIAPALLAAPVWRLIAKRTNKQVAFRFATLVFIVAALAISIAVWLPGDWMYVPVGVAGVAYAGMQSLPMSMLPDVISHDERESGTNGAGALSGIWTAGETIGFALSATALTTVLAITQYVPSVAGQSVAQPASAIIGIVVSFSLVPAGLAALSLLSLARYRLTRADIDQVATVE, encoded by the coding sequence ATGAGCAACGCCGCTCCGTCTCAGACGACGCCCGCCACCCGCCTGTCCGCTGGCACGATCGCCCGGTATTCGATCGGATCGATCGGAACCGGTGGTTTTGCGACCCTTCCTGGCCTCGTCCTTGCGTACTACCTGACAGACAATCTCGGGGTCGCTGCCGCAACCGCCGGGCTCATCATCACCGTTGCCAAGCTGTGGGATGTGGTGATCGATCCGCTCATCGGCGCCCTGTCTGACCGTCAGCGCATTCGATACGGCACCCGCATCGGCTTCATGAAGCTCGGCGCCATCGCCCTCCCTGTGCTGTTCGCGCTGACGTTTGCCGCGCCGCCTGCGTGGGGCACCGTCGTTGGAACCATCTGGGTGCTCATCGCGTTCACCGGCGCTGCCACCGCATTCAGCCTGTTTCAGGTTCCGTATCTGGCGCTGCCTGCCGAACTCACCGAGAGCTACGACGAACGCACTCGCCTGCTGACCTGGCGCGTCATGGTGCTCACCGTCGCAATCCTGCTGTTCGGTGCTGGCGGGCCGATGCTGCGCAAGCTCACCGGCGACCCGATCACCGGCTACCTCCTGATGGGCGTCGTGGCAGGCGTCGTGGTTGGTCTCGGCATGTGGGTCGCGGCCCGCACCGCACCGCGCCAAGCACCGCTCACACAATCCCCGCTACCGCGCCTCAATCTGTGGAACCACTACGCCGATGGCGTGCGTGCACTGCGCCGCAGCCAACCGTTCCGCGTCCTGCTACTCACGTTTTTCCTGCAGGCGCTCGCCACCGGCCTCATGCTCGCGGGCGCCCAGTACGTCGCAACCTGGGTCATGAAGAGCGAAGACGCTGTGACGTTCTTGTTCGTCGCGCTCATCGCACCAGCGCTCCTCGCCGCCCCCGTGTGGCGCCTCATCGCCAAGCGCACAAACAAGCAGGTGGCGTTCCGCTTTGCGACGCTCGTCTTTATCGTCGCCGCCCTAGCAATCTCTATCGCGGTCTGGCTTCCAGGCGACTGGATGTATGTCCCGGTCGGCGTCGCAGGTGTTGCGTATGCCGGCATGCAGTCTCTGCCCATGTCGATGCTTCCCGACGTCATTTCGCATGATGAGCGGGAGAGTGGAACCAATGGTGCGGGTGCACTGAGCGGCATCTGGACAGCGGGTGAAACGATTGGGTTCGCCCTGAGCGCCACCGCACTCACCACGGTCTTGGCGATCACACAGTATGTGCCGAGCGTCGCTGGCCAGTCGGTTGCGCAACCAGCATCCGCCATCATCGGCATCGTCGTCAGCTTCTCCCTGGTTCCGGCGGGCCTCGCCGCCCTCAGCCTGCTGTCGCTTGCACGCTATCGCCTCACGCGCGCAGACATCGATCAGGTCGCCACCGTAGAGTAA
- a CDS encoding glutaredoxin domain-containing protein: MTTPAADTITMFGAEWCSDCRRTKKQLDGLGIEYTYVDLEAEPAAAEVAREISGRMNIPVVVYPDATHHVEPSNDDVEQKLRSLNLI; encoded by the coding sequence ATGACGACTCCCGCAGCAGACACCATCACTATGTTTGGCGCCGAATGGTGCAGCGACTGCCGCCGCACCAAAAAGCAGCTCGACGGTCTCGGTATCGAGTACACCTACGTCGACCTCGAGGCTGAGCCCGCGGCAGCCGAGGTCGCGCGCGAAATCTCCGGCCGCATGAACATTCCGGTGGTCGTATACCCCGACGCAACGCACCACGTTGAGCCGTCGAACGACGACGTCGAGCAGAAGCTGCGCTCACTCAACCTGATTTGA
- a CDS encoding glycosyltransferase family 2 protein, which produces MSEATGAAPFAASIIVPTYNEAGNVAELISRVSSALVGVNAELIIVDDSSDETPVIARALAPTAAIAVQVIHREVAEGGLGGAVVTGIRAAHSDVCIVMDGDLQHPPEKIPELLARYAEGDADVVVASRYTGGGTANGLSDQVRVAVSKLSTMVTKAMFPVRLRECTDPMTGFFLVDKTVIDWENLKPRGFKILLEILARQPLRVAEIPFDFQARHAGESKASFTQGLRFLIQLTQLRFGRMSIFALIGGLGAVANVLIMAVLTGWDVPYVWAAIVASALTIVGNFLLIELFVFRDMKAAAGPMWLRFAKSFAFNAIEAIVRIAALYVVVETWHVSSVLATAVLLAIAFIVRYVFHSLVVYKPRRDGETQTGL; this is translated from the coding sequence ATGTCAGAAGCCACCGGTGCGGCCCCATTCGCCGCCAGCATTATTGTGCCGACGTACAACGAGGCTGGCAACGTTGCTGAACTCATTTCGCGCGTCTCCTCCGCACTCGTTGGCGTCAACGCTGAGCTGATCATCGTCGATGACAGCAGTGACGAGACCCCCGTGATTGCGCGGGCGCTCGCACCGACCGCTGCGATTGCCGTGCAGGTTATCCACCGCGAGGTCGCCGAAGGCGGCCTCGGTGGCGCGGTCGTCACCGGAATCCGCGCTGCGCACAGCGACGTCTGCATTGTGATGGATGGCGACCTGCAACATCCGCCCGAGAAGATTCCGGAACTCTTGGCTCGCTACGCCGAGGGCGACGCTGATGTAGTGGTCGCATCGCGCTACACGGGAGGCGGAACCGCCAACGGGCTGAGCGACCAGGTTCGCGTCGCCGTTTCGAAGCTCTCCACCATGGTCACCAAGGCAATGTTCCCCGTGCGGTTGCGCGAGTGCACTGACCCGATGACCGGGTTCTTCCTTGTCGACAAAACCGTGATCGACTGGGAGAACCTCAAGCCGCGCGGCTTCAAGATCTTGCTGGAAATTCTCGCCCGCCAACCACTTCGCGTCGCTGAAATCCCGTTCGACTTCCAAGCCCGCCATGCAGGGGAGTCGAAGGCGTCCTTCACGCAGGGGCTCCGGTTCCTGATCCAGCTCACGCAATTGCGGTTCGGTCGAATGTCGATCTTTGCGCTCATCGGTGGCCTCGGTGCCGTCGCGAACGTTCTCATCATGGCGGTGCTGACCGGGTGGGACGTGCCGTATGTGTGGGCGGCCATCGTGGCAAGCGCGCTGACGATCGTCGGCAACTTCCTGCTGATTGAGCTCTTCGTGTTCCGCGATATGAAGGCCGCAGCCGGGCCCATGTGGTTGCGCTTCGCGAAGTCGTTCGCGTTTAACGCGATCGAAGCGATCGTGCGTATCGCGGCACTCTACGTCGTTGTCGAAACGTGGCATGTGTCGAGCGTGCTTGCCACCGCGGTCTTGCTCGCGATCGCTTTTATCGTGCGTTATGTGTTCCACTCCCTCGTGGTTTACAAACCGAGGCGCGACGGCGAGACACAAACCGGGCTGTAA
- the ald gene encoding alanine dehydrogenase yields MKVAIPTEIKNNENRVAITPAGVDLLVHRGHQVFVQQGAGAGSSNIDADYVAAGATIVPDAESAWGEAELLLKVKEPIASEYRYLRDDLTLFTYLHLAADKALTEALLNAKTTAVAYETVQLADRSLPLLSPMSEVAGRLSIIVGAHSLMRPAGGRGILMGGIPGTPKAKVVIIGGGVAGEHAAAEALGMGADVTVIDVSLPRLRDLERRFNGEIQTRASNRWEIAEQVSKADLVIGSVLIPGASAPKLVTLDMVAGMKEGSVLVDIAIDQGGCFEGSNATTHDDPTFTVHNSLYYCVANMPGAVPETSTRALTNATLPYVAAIADKGWARAAADDAALARGLNTQGGVITNDAVAAAFSS; encoded by the coding sequence ATGAAGGTTGCCATCCCCACCGAGATCAAGAACAACGAGAACCGCGTTGCGATTACCCCCGCTGGTGTAGACCTCTTAGTGCATCGCGGTCACCAGGTTTTTGTGCAACAGGGTGCAGGTGCAGGCTCCAGCAACATCGATGCCGACTATGTGGCTGCCGGCGCGACGATTGTTCCGGACGCCGAGTCCGCCTGGGGCGAAGCCGAGCTCCTGCTCAAGGTGAAAGAACCGATCGCGAGCGAGTACCGGTACCTGCGCGATGACCTCACCCTGTTCACCTACCTGCACCTTGCAGCAGACAAGGCACTGACTGAGGCGCTCCTCAACGCGAAGACGACGGCCGTCGCATACGAAACGGTGCAACTGGCCGACCGCTCCCTCCCCCTGCTGAGCCCGATGAGCGAGGTCGCCGGACGCCTGTCAATCATCGTTGGCGCGCATTCGCTTATGCGCCCAGCGGGCGGGCGCGGCATTCTGATGGGTGGCATCCCCGGAACCCCGAAGGCGAAGGTTGTCATCATCGGTGGCGGGGTGGCCGGTGAGCATGCGGCAGCGGAAGCACTCGGCATGGGGGCGGATGTCACCGTGATCGACGTGTCGCTTCCGCGCTTGCGCGATTTGGAACGTCGCTTCAACGGTGAGATTCAGACGCGTGCATCCAACCGGTGGGAAATCGCGGAACAGGTGTCAAAAGCAGACCTCGTGATTGGTTCCGTGCTCATCCCCGGCGCCTCCGCACCAAAGCTCGTGACCCTCGATATGGTCGCAGGCATGAAGGAGGGATCGGTACTCGTCGACATTGCCATCGATCAGGGCGGATGCTTCGAAGGCTCCAACGCGACCACCCACGATGACCCAACCTTTACCGTGCACAACTCCCTCTACTACTGCGTCGCCAACATGCCTGGCGCGGTTCCGGAGACGTCAACCCGCGCGCTCACGAACGCAACACTGCCGTACGTTGCCGCAATCGCCGACAAGGGGTGGGCGCGTGCGGCGGCAGACGATGCCGCTCTGGCACGCGGTCTGAACACCCAGGGCGGCGTCATCACAAATGACGCAGTGGCAGCCGCGTTTTCCAGCTGA